The Impatiens glandulifera chromosome 3, dImpGla2.1, whole genome shotgun sequence genome contains a region encoding:
- the LOC124929108 gene encoding organic cation/carnitine transporter 7-like — protein sequence MEGDNSHVYTVDEALTAVGFGKFQYYILAYAGLGWISEAMEVMILSFVGPAVKLKWGLSSSEESLITTVVFAGMLVGAYSWGLISDNYGRRRGLLSVAIVSTGAGFLSSFSPNYISLIILRCLVGIGLGGGPVYSSWFLEFVPTPNRGTWMVVFSAFWSFGTVLEASLAWIILPRLGWRWLLALSSLPSFMALIFYICTPESPRYLCMRGEISDASKILEKIANTNKRSLPFGKLTSTEDDTHSLCLVQNKPVVSKAGLLSIINLLSSNLVRITLPLWLVFFGNAFSYYGIILLTSNLSTGQISCLNSMGESNLYKDVFFTSLAEFPGLVLAAILVDRIGRKLTMVLLFITACCFLLPLVIHERQLVTTSLLFVARMCTASAITVANIYAPEIYPTSIRSTGFGVASAVGRIGGMVCPLVAVELVSNCHQTAAIFLFEAVMVVSIVGMVLLPHDTSGRALTDD from the exons ATGGAAGGGGATAATAGCCACGTCTATACTGTAGATGAAGCACTTACTGCTGTAGGATTTGGTAAATTTCAGTACTATATACTTGCCTATGCTGGACTTGGTTGGATTTCTGAGGCCATGGAAGTCATGATACTGTCTTTCGTTGGTCCAGCAGTTAAGTTGAAATGGGGACTATCATCTAGTGAAGAGAGTTTAATTACTACAGTAGTTTTTGCTGGCATGCTTGTTGGTGCATATTCATGGGGACTCATATCAGATAACTATGGAAGAAGGAGAGGTCTTCTGAGTGTTGCCATAGTTAGCACAGGAGCTGGGTTTTTGAGTTCTTTCTCACCAAATTATATATCGTTAATCATTCTACGATGTTTGGTTGGCATTGGCCTTGGTGGTGGACCTGTATACTCTTCTTGGTTTCTTGAATTTGTTCCCACTCCAAATAGAGGAACTTGGATGGTTGTATTTTCAGCTTTCTGGTCATTTGGAACCGTTTTGGAGGCATCACTTGCTTGG ATTATATTACCAAGGCTAGGCTGGAGATGGCTGCTTGCATTATCTTCATTACCGTCTTTCATGGCGCTCATCTTTTACATTTGTACACCAGAGTCTCCTAGATATCTTTGCATGAGAGGTGAAATATCTGATGCGAGTAAAATCCTCgagaaaatagcaaatactaaCAAGAGAAGTCTTCCATTTGGAAAACTTACATCAACAGAAGATGATACTCATTCACTTTGCTTGGTACAGAATAAACCTGTTGTTTCTAAAGCTGGCCTTTTATCAATCATTAATCTGTTGTCATCAAATCTTGTTAGAATTACTCTCCCCCTTTGGCTAGTTTTCTTTGGAAATGCATTTTCATATTATGGAATTATCTTGTTGACTTCTAACCTCAGCACAGGCCAAATTAGTTGTTTGAATTCCATGGGAGAATCAAACCTCTATAAGGATGTCTTCTTCACAAGCTTGGCAG AATTTCCCGGGCTTGTCTTGGCAGCAATTCTGGTTGACAGAATTGGTCGTAAGCTTACGATGGTTTTGTTGTTCATAACAGCATGTTGTTTCCTTCTACCACTAGTTATTCATGAGCGTCAGCTTGTAACCACTTCATTACTCTTTGTGGCTCGTATGTGTACTGCGAGTGCCATCACTGTAGCGAATATTTATGCCCCGGAG ATATATCCGACATCAATAAGATCTACGGGGTTTGGAGTAGCGAGTGCAGTGGGGAGAATTGGGGGCATGGTATGTCCGCTTGTAGCGGTTGAACTTGTGAGTAACTGCCATCAGACAGCTGCCATATTTCTGTTTGAGGCGGTTATGGTTGTTTCGATTGTGGGTATGGTGCTTTTGCCTCATGATACGAGCGGGCGAGCACTAACCGATGACTGA